Within Azoarcus sp. DD4, the genomic segment TTGCCATCTTCAACGACACCCGCCGCACCTCGCACTACGGCTGCGAGTTCGTCATGGAAACGCTGATCGCCGAGCTGCGGGCGCGCGACATCGACCCCGTGTTCTTCTGGCCGATGGGCGTCGACTGGCGCGGCCGGCCGGAAGTCGAGCAGGCGCTGCGCCATGTGGATGCGGTGATCGTGAACGGCGAAGGCTCGATCCACGACAGCGCCGAACGCGACCGCGCCCACTACCTGGCCGAGATCGCCGGCTATGCCCACCACAGCGCCAGCATCCCGGCCTACCTGGTGAACAGCTCGCTCTACGCGCTGGAAGACAGCGTGGTCGACAAGCTGCGCTACTTCGACGCGATCTACCTGCGCGAAAGCCGCTCGCTCGACGCGCTTGCCGGCAGCGGCATCGCCGCCAGCGTAGTGCCCGACCTCACCCTGCTCGTCGCACCGCCGCCGCCCGCCGAACGCAGCGGCGTGCTGGGCACCGATTCGGTCAAGAGCGAGGTGGCCAGCAGCATGAAGGCCTTGTGCCGCGCGCACGGCTGGCACTACAGCAAGCTCACCCACGCCGCCCGGCCGCGGCTGGCCGACTGCGGCCTGCGCTACGACTACGTGCGGCGCCAGGCCAAGTGGCTGCATGCCACCCTCACCGGCCGCAACACCCGCAACCGGCAGGAATTCCTCGCCTACCTCGCCAGCCACCGCCTGCTGTGCACCGGGCGCTTCCATGCCGTCACCCTGGCGCTGGCGACACGTACGCCCTTCGTCGCCGTCGAATCGAACACGCCCAAGATCTCCGGCTTGCTGGAAGACGTGTTCGGCAGCACCCGGCGGGTGGTCCCGCTCGCCGAGGTGGACGAGATGGCCGACCCCGCTGCCCAGGGCTGGCACGCCGACGAGGAAGCGGCGCTGACCGAATTCCTCGTCTCGGCCCACTGCCGCAGCAAGGCCATGTTCGACACCATCCGCACCCGGCTCGACGCCCGCCGCATGCGCGGCTGAATCCCCCCCCGGCGGCCACCCGGCCGCTCACGCTTCAACGGCTTTTTCACACACAAGCCGCTTTTTCTTCACACCCATCCCGTCACATTGCCACCCGGGGCCGACAGCAGCGGAACCCTGCGGCACCGCGCACCCTCGGGCGCCGGTTGCCGCACCCGGACACGTCACCAAACCCAAACACGGTGGACATCGGTGCGCAAAAAACGGACCGCAGACTCGGTATCCAAGCAAACGCCCGCCGCATCCGGCAAGGGGCGACCCATTTCGCCACACGCATCGAAACCGCAAGAACCGAACGCTGCATGAACCGCATCCTCCTCGTCCGCACCTCGGCCATCGGCGATCTCGTCTTCGCCTCGCCCTTCGTGGCGGCCCTGCGGCGGCGCTACCCGGATGCCCACATCGCCTGGCTGGTCGAACCCGGCCTCGACGGCCTGCTCGCCGCCGACCCCTGCATCGACGAACTGATCCTGTGGCCCAAGGCCGAGTGGAAGCGGCTGTGGCGCGAACGGCGCCTGGCCGAACTACGCCGCGCGGTGCGCGCGTTCGCAGCCACGCTCAAGGCGCGCGACTTCGACACCGCGATCGACATGCAAAGCCTCTTCAAGAGCGGCTGGCTCGCCTGGCTGTCGGGCGCGCCGCGCCGCATCGGCCTCGGTTCGCGCGAGGGCAGCCGCTGGCTGATGACCGAAGTGGTGCCCGCCGGCGGCACGCCCGGCCAGATCAGCTCGGAATACCGCCACCTCGCCCGGCACCTCGGCCTCGACACCGACCACTTCCTGCCGCGCCTCGCCGTCGCCGACGACAACACGCGCAAGGCGCGCGCCCTGCTTGCCGAGCACGGGCTGGCACCGCGGCGCTACGCGGTGTTCGCCCCCTTCACCACGCGGCCGCAGAAGCACTGGTCGGAAGACGGCTGGCAGGCGCTGGCACGGCGGGTGCGCGAGGAGTTCGGCCTCGCCGCAGTGATCCTGGGCGGCCCCAGCGAACGCGAAGCCGCGCGCCGCATCGCACTGGCGGCACCGGGCGCGGTCGCCCTGGCCGGCGCCACCAGCCTGCCGGAAGCCGCCGCGCTGGTCGCCCAGGCGGGTCTGGTAATCGGCGTCGACACCGGCCTCACCCACATGGGCAGCGCCTTCGGCACGCCGACCGTTGCCCTGTTCGGTTCCACCCGCCCCTACCTCGACGCCGGCCGTCCCGATGCCAGGGTAATCTGGCTGGGCCTGGCCTGCTCACCCTGCCGCCGCCGCCCCAGTTGCGGCGGCAGCCACGACTGTCTGCACGACATCCACCCCGGCCGCGTCATGGACGAAGCGCGCACGGTGCTGGCGCACCAAGCGCAGCGCCGCGGACACCACAAGGAGAAGGCAGCATGAAGATCCTGCATATCGAATCGGGCCGCTTTCTCTACGGCGGCGGCATGCAGGTGCTCTACCTGATGGAGGGTCTCGCCCGCCGCGGCATCGACAACCTGCTGGCCTGTCCGACCGGTGCGCACATCGCCGGACCGGCGCGGGTGCACGGCCGGGTGGTCGAGATGCCCATGCACGGCGACCCCGACATCGGCCTGGTGTTTCGTCTGCGCCGCCTGATCGCTCGCGAGCAGCCTGACCTGATCCATGTCCACAGCCGCCGCGGCGCCGATCTCTGGGGCGGACTCGCCGCGCTCTTCACCGGCACGCCCTGCGTACTGTCGCGCCGGGTGGACAACCCGGAGGCGCGCATCCTGGCGGCGGCCAAGTACCCGCTCTACAACCACGTCGTGACCATCTCGGAGGGCATCCGCCAGGTACTGATAGGCACCGGCGTCGCCACCGATCGCATCAGCTGCGTGCGCAGCGCGATCACCGCCCAGCCCTACCTGCGCGACTACGACAAGGCGGCCTACCGCGCCGCGCTCGGCCTGCCCGCCGATACGCCGCTGCTCGGCATGGTGGCGCAGCTGATCGGGCGCAAGGGCCACCGCTACCTGCTGGCGGCGCTGCACGACATCCTGCCCCGCCATCCCGGCCTGCAGGTCCTGATCTTCGGCCGCGGCCCGCTCGATGGCGAGCTGCGCCAGGCCATCGCCGACCAGGGCCTGGGCGACAGGGTGCGCATGATGGGCTTCGTCGACAATCTCGCCGAGACCCTCGGCTGCCTGGACGTCCTCGCCCACCCGGCCGACATGGAAGGTCTGGGCGTGTCGCTGCTGCAGGCCTCGGCCGCACGCGTACCCATCGTCGCCAGCCGCGCCGGCGGCATTCCCGAAGCGGTACGTAACGGCGAGAACGGCCTGCTGATCGAACCGGGCGATGTCGCCGGTCTGGCCGCGGCGCTCAACCACCTGCTCGACAACCCGGCGCTGCGCGAACGCATGGGCGAAGCCGGCCGTGCGCTGATGCTGCGCGAGTTCTCGGTGGATGCCATGTGCGAGGGCAATCTCGCGGTCTATCGCCGCGTGCTGTCGCCGGCGCTGGCCGACGTCGAGCTCGCCGGCCGCCTGCTCTGATCCGCCCCGACCGCCCATGCACGCGATGAAATCCCTGCACATCATCGGCAGCAAGGAAATGGGCGGCGCCGAACGCTGGTTCGCCCGCTTCCTCGCCGCCATGCAGCGCCACGGCGCGCCGGTGGCGGCGGTGGTGCGGCGCGGCTCCGACCTCGCCCGCCGCCACCTCGACGGCCTGCCCGTCGACCAGCTGCCCTTGCGCACCGTGTGGGATCCGCTGTCGCGCTACGAAGTGGCGCAGTTGATCGCCCGCAGCGATGCGCCCATCGTGCAGACCTACATGGGCCGTGCCACCCGCCTCACCCACCTTGCGCCCGGCCGCGGCAAGGTCCATGTGTCGCGCCTGGGCGGCTACTACCGGCTGCCGCCCTTCGCCCACGCCCATGCCTGGGTGGGCAACACCCGCGGCCTGTGCGACTGGATGATCCGTGGCGGCCTGCCTGCCGACCGCGTCTTCCACATCACCAACTTCGCCGACCCGGCCCGGCCGGCGACGGCCACCGAACTCGACGCCCTGCGCCGGCAGATCGCCCTGCGCGCCGACGACTGCCTGCTGCTCACCGCCGGCCGGCTGATCGACGTCAAGGGCCAGCGCTACCTGGTCGATGCCTTCGCACGGTTGCCGCAGGAAATCGGCGGCCGCCGCCTGCGCCTGGCGGTACTCGGCGACGGCCCGCTGCGCGAACAGCTGGAACAGCAGGCGCGCCAGCTCGGCGTCGCCGACCGCATCCTGTGGGCCGGCTGGCAGCACGACCCGGCGCCCTGGTTCCACCTCGCCGACATGGTGGTCTTCCCCTCGCGCGATGCCGAGACCCTGGGCAACGTCATTCTCGAGGCCTGGGCTTACGGCAAACCGCTGGTGGCCACCGCCTTCCGCGGCGCGCGCGAGATCGCCCGCCACCAGGACGACGCCTGGGTGGTGCCCTGCGACGATGCCGCAGCACTGGCCGCCGGCATCGAGCAGCTGCTGCGCGACCCGGCGCTGCAGACCCGGATGGTCGAGCGCGGCCTCGCCCGCATCCGCCAGGACTTCTCCGAAGCCGGCGTGGTAGCGCAATACCGCGCGCTGTACGCACAACTGGCGGACCGGCGCTGATGACAAGCAGCGGCATCAACATCCTGATGTACCACCAGGTCGGCGACTTCAGGCAGCGCAACATGCGCGGGCCGCGCCGGGCGCATCCCTCCACCTACTGCGACCATCGCCGCTTCGCCGCGCAGATGGCGTGGCTGGCCCGCCACGGCTACACCGTGCTGGGCATGGACGCGGTGCTCGCCTGCCTGCGCGGCGAACGTCCCATCCCACCGCGCGCGGTGGCGCTGACCTTCGACGACGGCTACGAGAACTTCTACGAATACGCCTGGCCGGAGCTGGAACGCCATGGCTTTCCGGCCACCGTGTACCTGATCGCCGACATGCTGGGCCATCCGGCGCGCTGGTTCGCCGCCGACGGGCGCGACACCCCGCCGCTGATGAGCGCCGCCCGCATCCGCTGCCTGCATCGCAACGGCATCGGCTTCGGCTCGCACACCGCCGGCCATGTCAAGCTGGCGCAACAAAGCGAAGCCGTCATTCACGACGAGGTCCATCGCTCGAAGGCGGTGCTGGAAGACGTGCTCGGCGCACCGGTGCACCACTTCTGCTACCCCTACGGCAGCCACGACCTGCGGGTGGTGAACGCCGTGGCCGCCGCCGGCTACCTCACCGCCACCACCTGCAGCCGCGCCCCGGCCACGCCCGGCGACGACCCCCTTACCCTGCCGCGCAAGGCGGTGGCCTACGGCGACAACCTGATCGGCTTCCTGTGGCGCCTGCATGTGAAGAACACGCCGCGCAAGCCGCCGCTGCGGCGTGCCGACTTCAGTCTGAACGCCGCAGCGGCGGCCGCGTCGGCTGTTCCTACAAGGCCATGATCACCGACTTGGTCTCCAGGTAGGACTCGAGCGATTGCCGCCCCATGTCGCGGCCGAAGCCGGACAGCTTGTAGCCGCCGAAAGGCATCGCGGCGTCGAGCACGTTGTGGCAGTTCACCCAGACGGTGCCGGCCTTGAGCCGCGGAATCAGGCGATGCACCCGAGACAGGTCGTTGGACCAGATGCTGGCGCCCAGGCCATAGGGCGTGTCGTTGGCACGACGCGCCACCTCGTCGATGTCGTCGTAGGGCATGGCGACCACGACCGGGCCGAAGATTTCCTCCTGCACGATGCGCAGCGCGTCGGTCTCGCTGGTGAACACCGTCGGCCGCACGAAATAGCCCGGCCGGTCGGCGCGACCGCCGCCGGCCGCGACGCGGGCACCCTCCTGGCGGCCGATGTCGATATAGCCGCACACCCGCTCGGCCTGCTCGCGCGACACCAGCGGGCCGAGCTGGGTCTCCGGATCGAGGCCGTGGCCGATGCGCAGCGCGTCGGCATGGACGGCAAGGTCGGCTACCACCCGGTCGAAGTGCTTCTTGTGAACATAAAGTCGCGAACCGGCGCAGCACACCTGGCCGTGGTTGAAGAAGATGGCCTGCGCCGCACCGGCCGCGGCCAGCGTCGGGTCGGCGTCGTCGAGCACGATCATCGGGCTCTTGCCGCCGAGCTCCAGCGTGACCCGCGTCATGTTGTCCATCGCCACCTTGCCGATCAGCTTGCCGACCTCGGTGGAGCCGGTGAAGCTCACCTTGTCGATACCGGGGTGGGCCACCAGCGGCGCACCGGCCGACGGACCATCGCCGGTAACGATGTTCACCACCCCGGGCGGAAAGCCGGCCTCCTCGATCAGCCGGCCGAGGTAGAGCGCCGACAGCGGCGTCTGCTCGGCCGGCTTGAGCACCACGGTGCAGCCGGCCGCCAGCGCCGGCCCCAGCTTCCACGCCGCGACCAGCAGCGGGAAGTTCCACGGCACGACGGCGGCGACGACGCCGACCGGCTCCTTCTTCGTGCAGGCGAAGAACTCGCTCTCTCGCGGCATGAAAGGCACCGACACCTCGTTGGTCGAGCCCTCGATCTTGGTCGCCCAGCCCGCCATGTAGCGGAAGAACTCCACCGTGACGCCGACGTCGACCACGCGGGCGATCTGTGCGGCCTTGCCGTTGTCGATCGATTCGATCTCGGCCAGCACCTGGGCGTCGCGCTCGATCAGGTCGGCCAGCCGCAACAGCAGGCGCTGGCGCTCGGACGGGCGCAGCCGGCTCCAGCGGCCGTCGTCGAAGGCCGCGCGCGCGGCCCTTACCGCACGGTCGACATCGGCCGCGCCGCCGGCCGGCACCCGGGCAATGATGGATTCGTCGGCCGGATTCACCACCTCCAGCCAGCCACCCTCGGCGGCTTCGGTCCAGTCCTGGCCGATCAGCATGCGGTGGCGGGCCTGCGCCAGGAAATCGCGGGTGCCTTCGGCCAACCGCGCGAACAGTTCATTGGGGGCTTGCATGTGCGTCTCCTCGGCACCGCATCCTGCGGTGCCTGTCGTTCGGGATTCGGAAATGGGCGGGCGGGCAGCCCGCCCGGGACGAGGCTCAGTTCTTCGGACGTACGGCATCCGCCGTGCCGAGGATGAAGGCCTTGATCTTCTCGACTTCGTCGGCGCTCAGCTTGCCGGTGAAGTCCGGCATGCCGCGCGACACGTAAGGGCCGTTGAAGACGAAACGGTCCAGGTGCTCGATGGTGGCCGCCGCCGAGTAGCCGAGGTTGGGCAGGTTGCCGCCCTTGTCGACGCCGGGCACGCCGTGGCAGAAGGCGCAGTTCATGACGTACAGGCCGGTGCCTTCGTCGACGTGGTCGGCGTTGTACTTGACCCCGCCCACCAGGCCGTTGCGCTGGTACTCGGTGAAGGCCGGCAGTGCCGCCTTGCCGCCGAGGGCGAAGGTGTAGACCGTGCCCGGGGTGTTGCGCTCGGACGCGCGCTGGGTCTGGCCATAGACACCGCCCCAGCCGACCGCGACCGAGACGTACTGCTTGCCGTCGACCTCGTAGCTGATCGGCGCCGCGATCACCCCGGTGCCGGTCGGCGAGGACCACAGCTCACGGCCGTCGCGCGCGTCGTAGGCGATCAGCCGGGCATCGGCCGTGCCCTGGAACACCACGTTGCCCGCAGTCGCCAGCGTGCCGCCGTTCCACGGCGAGACATGCTCCTTGCGCCACACTTCCTTCTGCCTGACCGGGTCCCAGGCGATCAGGCGGCCGAAGGGCTTGCTGGTGGGCGGCCGGGTGTTGACCTGCATCGCGAGGTTCCAGCCGATGTTGGCCATCGCCTGGCCGGGCTGCGGCTTGTTGTAGGCCCAGGCCTTGTCCTCGGCCAGCACCAGCGGCACGTTCTGCGCCGGGAAGTAGGCCAGCCCGGTCTGCGGGCTATAGGACATCGAGTGCCAGTTGTGCGCGCCGAAGGGG encodes:
- a CDS encoding polysaccharide pyruvyl transferase family protein, producing the protein MRRLHRVAIFNDTRRTSHYGCEFVMETLIAELRARDIDPVFFWPMGVDWRGRPEVEQALRHVDAVIVNGEGSIHDSAERDRAHYLAEIAGYAHHSASIPAYLVNSSLYALEDSVVDKLRYFDAIYLRESRSLDALAGSGIAASVVPDLTLLVAPPPPAERSGVLGTDSVKSEVASSMKALCRAHGWHYSKLTHAARPRLADCGLRYDYVRRQAKWLHATLTGRNTRNRQEFLAYLASHRLLCTGRFHAVTLALATRTPFVAVESNTPKISGLLEDVFGSTRRVVPLAEVDEMADPAAQGWHADEEAALTEFLVSAHCRSKAMFDTIRTRLDARRMRG
- a CDS encoding glycosyltransferase family 9 protein, with translation MNRILLVRTSAIGDLVFASPFVAALRRRYPDAHIAWLVEPGLDGLLAADPCIDELILWPKAEWKRLWRERRLAELRRAVRAFAATLKARDFDTAIDMQSLFKSGWLAWLSGAPRRIGLGSREGSRWLMTEVVPAGGTPGQISSEYRHLARHLGLDTDHFLPRLAVADDNTRKARALLAEHGLAPRRYAVFAPFTTRPQKHWSEDGWQALARRVREEFGLAAVILGGPSEREAARRIALAAPGAVALAGATSLPEAAALVAQAGLVIGVDTGLTHMGSAFGTPTVALFGSTRPYLDAGRPDARVIWLGLACSPCRRRPSCGGSHDCLHDIHPGRVMDEARTVLAHQAQRRGHHKEKAA
- a CDS encoding glycosyltransferase family 4 protein, whose protein sequence is MKILHIESGRFLYGGGMQVLYLMEGLARRGIDNLLACPTGAHIAGPARVHGRVVEMPMHGDPDIGLVFRLRRLIAREQPDLIHVHSRRGADLWGGLAALFTGTPCVLSRRVDNPEARILAAAKYPLYNHVVTISEGIRQVLIGTGVATDRISCVRSAITAQPYLRDYDKAAYRAALGLPADTPLLGMVAQLIGRKGHRYLLAALHDILPRHPGLQVLIFGRGPLDGELRQAIADQGLGDRVRMMGFVDNLAETLGCLDVLAHPADMEGLGVSLLQASAARVPIVASRAGGIPEAVRNGENGLLIEPGDVAGLAAALNHLLDNPALRERMGEAGRALMLREFSVDAMCEGNLAVYRRVLSPALADVELAGRLL
- a CDS encoding glycosyltransferase; translation: MHAMKSLHIIGSKEMGGAERWFARFLAAMQRHGAPVAAVVRRGSDLARRHLDGLPVDQLPLRTVWDPLSRYEVAQLIARSDAPIVQTYMGRATRLTHLAPGRGKVHVSRLGGYYRLPPFAHAHAWVGNTRGLCDWMIRGGLPADRVFHITNFADPARPATATELDALRRQIALRADDCLLLTAGRLIDVKGQRYLVDAFARLPQEIGGRRLRLAVLGDGPLREQLEQQARQLGVADRILWAGWQHDPAPWFHLADMVVFPSRDAETLGNVILEAWAYGKPLVATAFRGAREIARHQDDAWVVPCDDAAALAAGIEQLLRDPALQTRMVERGLARIRQDFSEAGVVAQYRALYAQLADRR
- a CDS encoding polysaccharide deacetylase family protein; protein product: MTSSGINILMYHQVGDFRQRNMRGPRRAHPSTYCDHRRFAAQMAWLARHGYTVLGMDAVLACLRGERPIPPRAVALTFDDGYENFYEYAWPELERHGFPATVYLIADMLGHPARWFAADGRDTPPLMSAARIRCLHRNGIGFGSHTAGHVKLAQQSEAVIHDEVHRSKAVLEDVLGAPVHHFCYPYGSHDLRVVNAVAAAGYLTATTCSRAPATPGDDPLTLPRKAVAYGDNLIGFLWRLHVKNTPRKPPLRRADFSLNAAAAAASAVPTRP
- a CDS encoding aldehyde dehydrogenase family protein encodes the protein MQAPNELFARLAEGTRDFLAQARHRMLIGQDWTEAAEGGWLEVVNPADESIIARVPAGGAADVDRAVRAARAAFDDGRWSRLRPSERQRLLLRLADLIERDAQVLAEIESIDNGKAAQIARVVDVGVTVEFFRYMAGWATKIEGSTNEVSVPFMPRESEFFACTKKEPVGVVAAVVPWNFPLLVAAWKLGPALAAGCTVVLKPAEQTPLSALYLGRLIEEAGFPPGVVNIVTGDGPSAGAPLVAHPGIDKVSFTGSTEVGKLIGKVAMDNMTRVTLELGGKSPMIVLDDADPTLAAAGAAQAIFFNHGQVCCAGSRLYVHKKHFDRVVADLAVHADALRIGHGLDPETQLGPLVSREQAERVCGYIDIGRQEGARVAAGGGRADRPGYFVRPTVFTSETDALRIVQEEIFGPVVVAMPYDDIDEVARRANDTPYGLGASIWSNDLSRVHRLIPRLKAGTVWVNCHNVLDAAMPFGGYKLSGFGRDMGRQSLESYLETKSVIMAL